ATTAGAGTCTTTGATAAGGTTCATTCTAGAAGTATCAGGAACACAAATTGAGGGCTTCACCCAGAAAACATTCACCTGTCCCCCACCCACTCTCGCTTCCCTCCAGTGTCCTGAACACACTCGTACTTCTACCAGTGGGATTTGGCTGGTACCAAAGTGCCAAGTACATAAGGGGAAGGCAAGGAGGGTTGGTCCTAGCCCAGGAAGAATGAGCAGACTTCTTTGCTCTGAGGAGAGCTGAAGTATTGACCCTCCCTTCCCCATTAACCCATATCCAGCTGCCACCCAAGGGAAAGCTTCGGAGCCTGTGTAGCCAGCACGTGGAAAGGCTGCAGATCTTCCAGCACCTCCACCCCATCGTGGTCCAAGCCGCTTTCCCTCCACTCTACAAGGAGCTCTTCAGCACTGAAACCGAGTCACCTGTGGGGCTGTCCAAGTGACCTGGAAGAGGGACTCCTTACCTCTCCCTATGGCCTGCTGGCCCACCTCCCTGGACCCCGTTCCACCCTCGGCCTTTTCCTTTCCCATGAACCCTGGAGGGTGGTCCCCACCAGCTCTTTGGGAGTGAGCAGATGCTGCGACTGGCTTTCTGTCCGCAGGCTGGCCTGGCAGTGGGACAATCGCCAGAGGGTGGGGCTGGCAGAACGccatctccagcctcagctttgACCTGTCTCATTTCCCTTATTCCTTCACACCCAGCTTCTGGAAGGCATGGGGTAGCTGGGATATAAGGACTTCTGGGGGACCAAGCCATCCTCAAGAAAACAGGGGCATCCTGGATGAATAGAATGCAATTCATTCAGAAGCTCAGAAGCTAAGAATAAGCCTTTGAAATACCTCATTGCATTTCCCTTTGGGCTTCGGCTGAGGGAGATGGATCAAGCTCAGAGACTGGCAGTGAGAGCCCAGAAGGACCCATATAAAATGAATCTGGAGCTTTACATTCTCTGCCTCTACCTTCCTCCCAGCTCAACAAGGAAGTGTTTGGGTACGCTACCCTTTTCCTGGGGTCTAACCAAAAATGGATGGGATGAGGATGAGAGGCTGGAGATAATTGTTTTATGGGATTTGGGTGTGGGACTAGGGTACAATGAAGGCCAAGAGCATCTCAGATATAGAGTTAAAACTCAAACCTGTTATGTGcactttaaaaatacacttcAGGGGCTGGCACAAATCTGATCAGAGACACATATCCACACAGGGGAAACACACACAGACTCAACAGCAGTCATGCAGTTCCAGAGACACGGGAACCTGACACAATCTCTCTCATCCGTGAGGCCACAGCTTGGAGGAGCCTAGTGGCCTCAGGGAAAAGTCCCAATCCTGAGGGACCCCCCAGAGATTTCCATGGTGCTCCGGTCCACTGATCTTGGGCCTGGGGTGATCCAAACACCACCCCAGCTCCAGCTGTCTTCTACCACTAGTAGTGCCAAGAGAAGCAGAGGTGGCTGGCACTGGTCAGTCGGAAGGCACAATCAGACCCTGGAGGACTTTCCTGGCCTGCCTGCTAGCCCTGCTCTTGTTGTGGAGAAGGAAGCAGATGTGATTGCATCACCCCGTCATTGGGCACCACTGACTCCAACATGGAGGACACCAGGGAGCAGGGCCTGGGCCTGTTTCCCCAGCTGTGATCTTGCCCACAACCTCTCTTGGCTTTATAAACAGCTGTGAACCCTCCCCTGAGGGATTAACAGCAATGATGGGCGgttggggggttgggggtggaTTGTGTCCTCTAAGGAGACAGGTTCATCTGAGTAAACATAAACCCCAACTTGTGCCattctttataaaatgattttaaaggcaAGAGGTGTGTGTGTCAGGGGGTAGAGGAGATCCTTAAATTAGATTACCTGCATGCCTGCTCTCCAGTCTCATTCCTGGGTCAAGACTCAGATTTCCAGCTTAGCAATCCATCAGCATTATACGGATCCaacccaccctcaccccacccatGCAGTTTCTCCCAGGTGGAGCAGTCCCTCAGTGAGGACTGTGAATGAATCCTCAGGAACCCCCACTATTGGAGCCTCAAACTGATCTCTGCGGGAGATGCTCTAGACTGAGAACTTCCCATAAATGATACCCACAGGGAACGTTTAGATTTAGAGGTTGTATAGAATTGCTCCACATCTGGGAGACCAAAAGACAATCCTCTGGAAGGTGGCTGGCCCGAGCTCCCCTGCGGGGGAATGAGGATGTCAGAGAGATCCTCTAGAGCCTGCTGCTCTTGCTATTGCATGACCCCTCCCTGGCACCagagcctccctcctggctcctTCTCCTGTCACTCGCCAGCCTGTAGTGGTGCTTGCTGCAGCCCTCCCtggttgctttatttatttattttgcaccaACAGGGTTGCTGCAGACTCATTCTTGCCtggtttaaaaagagagagagaggaaaaaaaaaaaaaaaaaaaaggagaaatgcttTCTGGCTCTTttctccacctcagtcttggcAGCAGCGGccgcagcagcaacagcagcagcagcggcggcaGGCGGCAGCCGGGCAGCCAGGCAGTGGGGGTTGAGGCACACGGGGAAGGTGCAGGGGCCTGAGGTGCAGCTCGAATGGGACAGGGCCCCCAGCGCTGGACAGATGCAGTGCCAAACTTGATGCCACCTTCCAGCTTCTCCGGTAAGTGCCCGCACTCTCTGTCCCGAAGATGCAGCTGCCCTTTTCCATAACATTCTCAGGGACAGGCCAGACTAGTGTGCCCCTCAAGGCAAGAGGGTTTGGGCCCCCACCCTGCCAACAATTAATCCTGGCCCCATGGGACTTTGAGGGGGAAACTCAAATATCCCAAGTACCCCTGAGTGGAAGGGCTCCAAGGAGACCTCCCTTCCATCTCCCCAGTGCTCCCCTTCCTCTGGAAGGGTTTTTCTCCACAACCAGTGTGGATCTTCCAGAAATATTTCCCCTAGGAACCCTCTCCCCATACAGTTCCCATTCGTCAGTGAGGTATGCTTTAAAGAGGATACAGGATACCCAGGTTCAAAAGTGTCTCTGGACTGCCACATAAAGACAAGAAGAAAGCTCCCTACCCTTGAGGGGGTGATGCCCTCAAGAGTCATGCCTTGGTGATGTCCCCACCCTACTTAAGGGACAAAAAAGTGGTTCTGACATCTCTCTTCCTGCAAAGTGGCTGGAAGCCGGTCCTGCAGCCATGGAGGTTGGCAAGGGAAGTTTGTGATTAAATTAGCCACCTTAGAAATAAAATAGGTTGCTCCAgctccctcagcccctggcccAGCAGGCTTTGGGACTCAGGGGAAACTCACCggagcaggaaggaagaaagctgGGTTACATGCTTCACTGCACTTTTGCTGAATGCAGAGCAGAGGATGGGCAGGAACTGCAGCAGTAGTGATGAAGAGCTAGCTGTCAGGTGGACTTCCCAGAACAAGCCCAGGGAGAACAAGGGAGGCTGAGCCATCTTTCCCAGGAGAGCTCCGGGCATGCCACAGAGACCTGTTAGGTCAGGATGGGGCAAGAGGAGTCTGCTCTGCAGTCTTTGCCCCACGTTATTCTTTCTCATCCCCAAGCCTCAGACCAGTTTTTGGCATCCCTCTGCTCTTTTGGCCTCTTTCTTTAGTTTTCCAACTAGGACAATCCTCTGAAGTGGCTGTAGGATAGCCACTAGAATGATCCTTCCAgggggtggagagtgggaaggaaaggggaagaaatgACCGTCTCTTAAACTGCCTCTCCTAAGTTCCACATGAGAAAAAATAGGGCATGTAGTAGAAAGCTGACCCTGTAGAGTTCAGAGAGCCTGAAGCCCTCAAGCCCAAAGGTGATCAGGATTGCTGCTCAGGAGAGACTCAGACACCCTGTCTCTGAGAGAGCATCCGTGGGATTTTGCTCCTATCTCTGTAGACATCCCTTGCCAATTCCAGTACTTCCCCTCCCTTGGGGTCCCTGTTGACATCGAACAGGGTGAGTCAGGGGCCCTCACCACCTAGAGGGCCCCTTCTCCTCTTTCACCTCAGCCATTGTAGTCACCATCTTCCTGAGTTCCCAGACCCTGGTACCCAGAAACCAACTATAAGTCTAAAGGTTCTACACGCTGCCTGTGCCCAGATATCTGCTGTGCCAACCGAGggctcccttcctccccaccctaCAACGCTCTGTCAGATGCTGTCTCTCCTCACTTATCTATGCTCCCTGGTTCACAATCTGTCTCTTGGGAATTTCTCAGGCAGCTCAGGCCAAAAGGGACAAGAGCTCTCCCTCAGATCCACACACTGGACCAGAATCCAAATACCATTAAGGAGGGATATGAGGGAAGCCCAAGACTGAAGACCAAGCAACAGAACTCAAAACCTGGGCATCCTTTGGGTCTCTCACACACCCCAGCTTCATCTGTAGTGGAGAAGCAGTTGCCCTTGGGCTCTTGCAGGGGATTCCCAGCTTCCCAGTCAAGTGCCCCCTGCATCCTATGCCACAGCTAATGTACAGCTTGGCCGTTGTCCACACAGGCATTTTGGGGAGATTGGATCTTGCTAGTCCAGGGCTcaggccctgggccaggctggAGAAGGGCTCAGCATGGGGGTGGAGCTGAGGCCTGCATGTTTCCCAGCCTTGGGTGAGCTAGTCAATGTGAGGACCTCTCCAGTCAGGACAGGGAACTCTGGGCCAAGGACATGATCTCCCTGAGCCTTAGGCAAAGCTATGGGTACATAACATGAAAGAATAAGGGCGAGCAGAGAGCGACAGAGCAGAGCTTGGAGAGAGTAGATATCAGGGAGAAGGGATCTGAGATACTCCTGGATCTCACAGACATCGGGAAACCCCAACTAAGTCAGAAAGACTTAGTTACCTCCCTGCTGTTCCCTGCCCCATTCCCATAAGTCTTTCCCCCACAGAAATCAGGCTTGGCTAGGGTTCCATGAGCCAGTAAGCACTTGGCTGGTTATCCAGGGCTGGAAGAGGGAGGAAAGCAGAGATTCCCCAAAGAGAAGCTCCAGGAAGCCCCAGGGAGGTGGCACACAATAATTCTTCCTGGTTCTGTGCCCTACTTGTTGGCAATGCTGAGACAGATAGCTCAATTTCTCTCCCCTCTAAGAAGGGCCAGGAAGTCCAGGGTCACCACCATCTGAAGCCACTTTCCAAAAAGGGTCATGTCATCATCTGTTCCAGGACTGAAGAGGGAATGGATGCGGCCACAGCTCCAAAGCAAGCCTGGCCCCCATGGCCCccactccttttcctcctcctcttaccTGGAGGGAGTGGTGGCAGCTGCCCTGCTGTGTGTGACTGCACCTCCCAGCCCCAGGCTGTGCTCTGTGGCCACAGGCAACTGGAGGCTGTACCTGGAGGACTCCCACTGGACACTGAGCTCCTGGACCTGAGCGGGAATCGCCTGTGGGGACTCCAGCGGGGAATGCTCTCCCGCCTGAGCCTGCTCCAGGAATTGGACCTCAGCTACAACCAGCTCTCCACCCTTGAGCCCGGGGCCTTCCATGGCCTACAAAGCCTACTCACCCTGAGGCTGCAGGGCAATCGGCTCAGAATCATGGGGCCTGGGGTCTTCTCAGGTCTCTCTGCCCTGACCCTGCTGGACCTCCGCCTCAACCAAATTGTCCTCTTCCTAGATGGAGCTTTTGGGGAGCTAGGCAGCCTCCAGAAGCTGGAGGTTGGGGATAACCACCTGGTATTTGTGGCTCCGGGCGCCTTTGCAGGGCTGGCCAAGCTGAGCACCCTCACCCTGGAGCGCTGCAacctcagcacagtgcctggcctagcCCTCGCCCGTCTCCCAGCACTAGTGGCCCTAAGGCTTCGAGAACTGGATATTGGGAGGCTGCCAGCTGGGGCCCTGCGGGGGCTGGGGCAGCTCAAGGAACTGGAGATCCACCACTGGCCATCTCTGGAGGCTCTGGACCCTGGAAGCCTCATTGGGCTTAATCTCAGTAGCCTGGCCATCACCCGCTGCAATCTGAGCTCTGTGCCCTTCCAAGCACTACACCACCTGAGCTTTCTCAGGGTCCTGGATCTGTCTCAGAATCCCATCTCAGCCATCCCAGCCCGAAGGCTCAGCCCCCTGGTGCGGCTCCAGGAGCTACGCCTGTCAGGGGCATGCCTCACCTCCATTGCTGCCCATGCCTTCCATGGCTTGACTGCCTTCCACCTCCTGGATGTGGCAGATAACGCCCTTCAGACACTAGAGGAAACAGCCTTCCCTTCCCCAGACAAACTGGTCACCCTAAGGCTATCTGGCAACCCCCTAACCTGTGACTGCCGCCTCCTCTGGCTGCTCCGGCTCCGCCGCAGCCTGGACTTTGGCACTTCCCCCCCTGCCTGTGCTGGCCCCCAGCATGTCCAGGGGAAGAGCCTGAGGGAGTTTTCAGACATACTGCCTCCGGGGCACTTCACCTGCAAACCAGCCCTGATCCGCAAGTCGGGGCCTCGATGGGTCATTGCAGAGGAGGGCGGGCATGCAGTTTTCTCCTGCTCTGGAGATGGAGACCCAGCCCCCACCGTCTCCTGGATGAGGCCTCATGGGGCttggctgggcagggctgggagagTAAGGGTCCTAGAGGATGGGACACTGGAGATCCGTTCAGTGCAGCTACGGGACAGAGGGGCCTATGTCTGTGTGGTCAGCAATGTTGCTGGGAATGACTCCCTGAGGACCTGGCTGGAAGTCATCCAGGTGGAACCACCAAACGGCACACTTTCTGACCCCAACATCACCATGCCAGGGATCCCAGGGCCTTTTTTTCTGGATAGCAGAGGTGTGGCCATGGTGCTGGCAGTCggcttcctccccttcctcacctCAGTGACCCTCTGCTTTGGCCTGATTGCCCTTTGGAGCAAGGGCAAAGGTCGGGTCAAACATCACATGACCTTTGACTTTGTGGCACCTCGGCCCTCTGGGGATAGAAACTCTGGGGGTAACCGGGTCACTGCCAAGCTCTTCTGACCTTTCCTTCCCCAGTGGGGAACCCACCAAGTCTGCTTCAGATACCAAAGGGGAAGACAGAACCAAGGCTGCTTGAACCAGAACCTGGTCCTGAGCAGCACCACTCTCTCACACCTCCAGCCTGCATTGTGCCAGCAACTAGTGATGCCTCCTGCCAGAGAGTCTGCTTCCTGAGCTTTTCCAGTCTGACAATAGCATTGTCATTTCTTCTCTGAGGGTCCCAGGGAGCTGCAGATACAGACCCCGTCGTTAGTCCAGCCCTCCCTTCGTCCCCTCCACACACAAAACAGGAAACATAAAGCTCTAGTCAGCTAGTTTAACCACTCGGCTTTCTTCACACACGCCTATATCCTTTAATAACCAATTGCCAACCACAACTATAAGATTATTTCagaggtggggctgggaagtGCCACTTGCTCCTTGGAGTCTCTGTTTGTCAACCTGGCAGAGTCCCTTTCTTTTCTGCTCCCCACCCCAACCCTATCCCTAGGTACAGGATTAAGAGCAAAGGACCCTCAAGCCACAGAGAAGAGGATGGGGACAGAGTGTGGGATGGGGAGGACAGACCACACACTGCACTGTGTTTGCATGAGCCTCCACCACCTTCTTCTGTCTGCCAGATCATTAAACCTGCTGTCAAAGGGCCACAACAGTAGCAGCCAAAGCTAAATGTCATATCTggagttttctttatttcagtctATTTCCTACCCTCATTTCTGTTATATCTCCCCgctccttctctctctgcttgCCCATTGATCATGTGTCCCAATGGCCTTGCCTCCATCTGACCTGCCTGACAAACAGGGTAAGGAGTGCCCCTCCCACCTCCGCTCTCCTCACCCCCctacacccccacccccatgcctggaGGGATCAGCACTCCTAGACCTGGTTTCAGCCTCAATCCTTTCCTTTTCACTCCCCATCTCTGGAACTGGAGAAGGAGCGATCCTCCACCTTCCAGGGGATCCCTACGTAGAAATTCCACCTGAGACACCCAGCTGCTGCCCCTCGTTCCCATTTCTCCATGGGAGCTCCCATCACTTTTGTGTCACAGATCCCTAGTGCCCTTGGGGAAAAGTCAGAACTCCAAGATAATGACTAACAAATGCAAGAATCCGCAGTTGTCAAAGGAGAGAGACCCAGGACACTGCAGAGACTAGGCTTGGAGGAACAGGGAGGAGGGCACAGCAGACCGTAGTGAGAActggagggaagggagagcagcAGTAACTGCCTGCCTAGTTAATTTCCACCatccttctgcagcttcctctggTTCTGTGATTAGTGCAGCCCCAGTGGGAAGCTGTCTCCGGGTAGAGGTCACTGATTTACAGAGACCCCCAGATGGGGAGGTGGAGTGGGAGGTGAAACTGCTGAGTACCACTGACTGTGCTTCAAATAGAGGGCAAAGCAGAGCCCAAAAAGAAGTAGAGATGCTGGAAGCTCAAGCAAGGTACAGAGCAACAGCCTCAGCATGACTGGAAGGGAGGAGTgacagggagaggagaggagtgggaggagggactGAGAAGGGAAGAATCACGTGGCCCCAGGGAGCCTTTCTCCGCAGCAGCATCTGCCCAGCGTCCTTAGTTTCCTCCCACCCATCACTACACCAAACCAGATGCAAGCATTGTGAGCTTTCTAGTTGATTCCTGCCGCTGTTGTCCTTGCTCTGAGGAGACTCCACTCATTAGAAGATTCCCAGCTCAAACTGCCTGACAGGTGAGACACTCAGCACCACTGAGGAGGTGAAGCTGGACTTCACAGGCAGGCCGCTCTTTAGTGGGGCAGAGATAGGAATATGGGAGTAGGACCAGAGGGGAATGTGAGAACCAGGCAGACAGGAGAGTGAGGCTGGAGAAACTGACCTGCTTGAGAAATGAGTTTCCCTGAGCCTGCAACCTCCCCACCCACCATGCACACACAACTCAATTAGCATCCCAGCAACTTCCCCTTCTTTAGTGTATAATGTACCAGATAGATTTCCTGGGGCACAGCCCTCCCCCTCCTTTCCATAACCTTCCACGAGCAGCTTATTAGGTTGGGACTTGGGAGTCAGACGCTGAAGGTTCTAACTCTAGTTGCCCTCTCTGCAATGCGGAAGCAGCAATGCTGTTCAGAGAAATCTTCTCTGGGAAGCCCCTGACGCAGTGGGGAACAGATGACTGTCTGGCGCTGAGACATGCTGCTGCCCAAAGTCTCTGAAGTCTCAAAGACTCCAGAACAGAGCTACCCAACAGACACAGAATCTAAGTCACATATGCAATTTCAAGTTTTCTAGTAGCtactacattaaaaaatcaaaatgaaacagATACATCtaattttaatacttattttatttaacacaatATACCCAAACtattatcatttcaatatattatcaatacaaaaatcaatcataaaatatttaacattttttcatattaggTCTTTAAAATCCATGTATTTTTTACACTTATAGTACATCTCAACATTGCAATTCAGTTACTAAATTTTCACCAGAAAAATCTATATTCAGATTTCATACAGGTCACTGTTGAGAAAGTAGATTCACACATCtaagttttttcaaatataaaacattttctgataACTGaatcaaatatgttttaaattttaaattaaaattaaataaatttaaaattccattccTCAGCTGCACCACCTACCCttacaagcttcaatagccacatgtggccaatggctaccatattggacagcaaaGCTTCAGACATCACGACCTGGGGCATAGACTAAGGTCTCCTTGGTAGTGGTGGGTGGACAAAGTATCCCTCAAGAAACATTTAATCTCAAGGAAATGCCTATGGAGTTAGTCCCACCACAGCCCCTTTGTGTCCTTTCACAGCTTTTCCAGAATACTTTTGAGGGGTGAATCACATTCATGTAACAAGCTTACTATGATGAGTACTTCCACAGCTTGTCCAAGCGTTAGCACGCCAGTCCCTCATCTTACCTGTTGGGAAGACTGCCCTCAGCTCAGCTGTGACAGCACAGGCTGCTGTGTGTGTGCTGATGAGTATGCAAATGCAGCCAAGGACATGAGTGGGTGTTGTGTGCAGAAGTTTTGTGGACCATGTGCAGGGATGTGCCACACCATGGGGACAATCTAATGGAGGTTCTCAGGGTGGGACAGCAGTTCAAAGAGAAGaacataacatttattgagggcctatTCTATGTCAGtggctttatatatattttcttatttaatccttacatcaACCCTATAAAGTAGGGAGGCATCTTAGCTGAGGAAACTAAAGGTCAAATAGAGTAAGTGCTCAAGTGCACAGAGCTAGTTAGTAAATAGTAACTAGCTATTTGAGCTCCTG
This Rhinopithecus roxellana isolate Shanxi Qingling chromosome 8, ASM756505v1, whole genome shotgun sequence DNA region includes the following protein-coding sequences:
- the LINGO4 gene encoding leucine-rich repeat and immunoglobulin-like domain-containing nogo receptor-interacting protein 4 — encoded protein: MDAATAPKQAWPPWPPLLFLLLLPGGSGGSCPAVCDCTSQPQAVLCGHRQLEAVPGGLPLDTELLDLSGNRLWGLQRGMLSRLSLLQELDLSYNQLSTLEPGAFHGLQSLLTLRLQGNRLRIMGPGVFSGLSALTLLDLRLNQIVLFLDGAFGELGSLQKLEVGDNHLVFVAPGAFAGLAKLSTLTLERCNLSTVPGLALARLPALVALRLRELDIGRLPAGALRGLGQLKELEIHHWPSLEALDPGSLIGLNLSSLAITRCNLSSVPFQALHHLSFLRVLDLSQNPISAIPARRLSPLVRLQELRLSGACLTSIAAHAFHGLTAFHLLDVADNALQTLEETAFPSPDKLVTLRLSGNPLTCDCRLLWLLRLRRSLDFGTSPPACAGPQHVQGKSLREFSDILPPGHFTCKPALIRKSGPRWVIAEEGGHAVFSCSGDGDPAPTVSWMRPHGAWLGRAGRVRVLEDGTLEIRSVQLRDRGAYVCVVSNVAGNDSLRTWLEVIQVEPPNGTLSDPNITMPGIPGPFFLDSRGVAMVLAVGFLPFLTSVTLCFGLIALWSKGKGRVKHHMTFDFVAPRPSGDRNSGGNRVTAKLF